The genomic stretch CAATGTAGCTATTACTGTCCTTTGCgctgtgaagaaactgaagttcaaggaggttaaataactttctcaaggtcacagccGTAAGTGCCACAGTCAGCTTTCAAACTCCTACTCTCAGCAGACCCCACTGTTTACCAGTGTGGACCTGTTTCCCTGGTCTACACAGCCATGCCAGAGCAGATGTCCCTTTCTGCAGTCTGCTGAGAGGCATTTTTGAGACTCACAGGAAATCAGAGCTAAAGAGACCTTGGAGGGCCTCATTTCACAACTTGTTCCTTTCTTCAAACAGACCATGTTGTACAAGTGGTTTATACCATGAACTGTGGACAGAGGAACTGAACATAaaccctgcctctgccacttactgtgtgactttgggcgagttacttaacctctctgtgcctcagatttctcatctgcaGAGATAATAACACTGTTTAATTAATAGACTTGTTACAAGGATTAACTGAGTTGCAACACAAAAGCACataaaacagtgcttggcacacagttaGCTCTccataaatggagaaattttacCATCATCAGTACtatactattattactactactaagaGTTTATGATGTACCAAGTATGATACACAAGACAGTGAGTGGGAAAACAAAGATGACATAGCCACTGTCCTCCCCTCAGGGAATTCGTGGTATGGAAAGAGACTGCAGAAACCATATATCATTACAATGTAATAATGTGGTAAATGCAATAACGTAGATTAGTGTGGACACTGAGAGTGGATGTGACTTGTCCAAGGGAGCAGCAAAATTAGGACTTGAGCCCAGCTATCCTGAGCCTCTTTCTAGCCCACCTCATCTACTGGCAATTTGCCCACAGCACATAAAGGTGTGACCCAAAGGTCCTTCCACATGGTGCCAAAAAGAGACTCCTACGGCCGCGACTCTCAGCTGAAGATATTACTAATGTGTAGAGATAgtcagtaaacatttgctgaataagTCAGTGAGTCAAAGGCATTAGTGAGAAGACAGCCAACTTCCCCCTTGGCTCTCACCTCCTCAACCTGCAGGCGTGAGGCAGTGGCACAGGGCAAAGCAGCAGCGAGCCCTGGGAGACAGCTGGTCACCCTCTCTTCACCCTCAAAAAGGTGGTTAATTGGGGTACCACTATTTACTGGCTTCTCCTTCACCACAGCTGTTTCTGAAAATTTTAGTGCACTCAATTTAATCACTTCCACAATTCTTTGTTATTTGTATGTGCCCAACTCTATAGAGAGGAAGGTAAATCCACCCCAATcgctgccctcagggagcttgaATTCCAATAGAAGAAATTAATCATGACAAACTGCTATCCTGAAAGATAGAAAATCCAGCAACTTCCCTAGAACAATgaaaagaacatgggctttgaagccacaattttttccttcctcccttccttccttccttcctcccctccttcattttggctgctccaggtcttagttgcggcacacgggatcttccttgcagcatgggggatctttagttgcagcatgcgggatctttagttgcagcatgtgggctcagttgcagcatgcatgtgggatctagttccccgaccagggattgaacccgagccccctgcatttggagcgTGGAGTCttgcccactggaccaccagggaagtcccaaaacatgggctttggaatcagacaggccagggcttgaatctAGTTCCTCCACTTGCTGGCAGTGTGACCTCAGTAAACTAACTCAGGCTCTCCTGGGTGATTTCCTCATTGTTTTTTAATGGGAATCATTATTCCTACTTCATAGGGTGGATATGAGGATTACAACTTCCTTTCACCATGCCTGACCTTGTCATCTTCCTTCCTATTGTTATCTGTGAGTCTTGACCCAATTTGCATATTGGGAGGCAATCCAACCCACATTCCCAGAAGGCCTGGCCAGAGTCTGGGAAGGCAGAGGCCAGTTGGGCCAgcttcctgccctccaggagctcccAGCTTCATGGGGCAACTGACACAAGTTCAGAGAACCACAGTCCACAGCCTAAGTGCCATGGGAGACAGATACAGCAGAGGCATTGAGGTGGCTCCAAGGAGAGCTACGGCACCAGGGTTGGGTCTCGCTAGAGCCATGAGTAAGATTTCGAGAGGCAGATGTGGGTAGGGAATGCATACTAGGTTGCctcacctctctaagcctcagtttcctctttcgtaaaatacaaataataccACTTACCTTTTGCCTGCTACTTTGAGGATTAAGTGGGATAAAGCCAGGGAAGCACCTACCGCAGTGTCTGGTTCATACTAGGCACTGGATAAATGGAGGCAATTACTTTACTATTATGTTGGATAATAAAGCCCCAGTGGGTGGCCCCCTTCCATAATGGAATTATCTTCTTCCCTGTGACTCACCTCCAAGGGCTGGCCCAGAGGTTGGGATGTTCCAGGCTCCTAGGCAGGTTGGAACTACCAAGCTCCCTAGAGTAAGGCTTTTATTCAGAAGAGATCAGTGCTCAGGAGAGCTCACCTCATCTCGCGCCCCCATTGTGCAAACACAGACCCTTGATCCCCAAGAGAAAGAACATGATTTCTTTCCCCCAGTGTCAGAGCTTGACCTCAAGCCCAGATTTCCACCATCTCAGAAGAGAAACACCATGCCTCTGAGTCAGCCCAGGTCCTCCCAGCCTTGTCCTAAAGAGCCTGCTATGCAGGAGCCCAGAGAGACCTGTTGGGAAGAAGCAGGAGCATGGGGTGCTggagacctgggtttaaatccacCCAGTTGCTGTCTGAACCAGGGTCACAGCCCTTTCCCCTTCTAGGCCTCCATGTTCTGAGACTGGCTGGGGTGGGCTGAAATTCCCACCAGTGGCTGACTATCAAAAAAacaccagggggcttccctggctgcacagtggttgggggtccgcctgccgatgcagggggcgcgggttcgtgccccggtccgggaggatcccgcatgctttggagcggctgggcccgtaagccatggctactgagcctgcgcgtccggagcctgtgctctgcaacgggagaggccacaacagtgagaggcccgcgtaccgcaaaaaaaccaaaaacaacaccAGGATAGCACAGACCAATCACTGCAGACACTGGCAGGGTCCTGGTGGTCCTCTCCTGGGCTAGGCATGAATCTTTTGCTTTGGGGGGAGGAATAAAATGTACAGCACGTGCAACATGTGTTTCCCAAAGTGAAAATGGGTGAAGCACAcatctccctgcccttccccctcctcctcgcAAGTACCTAGCACTGTGTCCCATACATGCTGGCTCCACCCCAATGTGTCCAACATGTGTCCTGCAAGTTCCTCTTCCTGAGGAAGGTCCACATTCCAGAAGAAGACACAGGGACctcatgatttattttaaacttaactgaagtataatttatacaccattaaattcactattttaagtgtacaattcaatgatttatAACATAAATTTACAGAGCTGTACAACCTCCACCATAGTCCAGtttgagaacatttccatcatccccctAATTTCCCTCAGGcccatcactccccattcccatccccagccccaggcaaccactaatctgccttctgtttctatggatttgctttTCCTGGAcctttcatgtaaatggaatcagatgatatgtggtcttttgtgtctggcttctttcacttagcataatgttttttgaaattcatccatgctgtggcatgtgtcagtacttcattccttatCTGATTCATTTCATGTCCCCGGTACCCtaccagtgcccagcacacagtaggtattcagaAAGGGGCTGAGGAATCTCACACGGGGACCAGAGGCCCTTCCAAAATGAGAGCAGCTACCAGCCAAAGAAATTCCAGTCAGTCCCCAAGCTGCTATGGATGAGATGCTATTCCCCGTGGCCGCTACCAGTGATGTGAATATAGCAATTTGTTTTCAAGCTCGTGATTGTACACCAGTTGAACTGTCATGCTCTCAACTCCAGAGGTGTGCTGCAACATCCATCCACTTATTCTGAATTTGCCTTTATTCCCCACTCATCCTGTCTCTGAAAGCCATGGTGACTCATTGCTCTGCAATTAACTCTCTTTCTTCAAACTTGAATTGCCTGAACTAGTTGGAGAAGAATGATATTCCAAATACAACTAGTCTCCAACTATTACTGTAGAATTGTCTCTTTCTCCCCTCAAGTCTAtccatttttgcttcatatattttgggacTCTATTTTCAggttgtatatatgtttatagttgTTACCTAATTTAACACTTATTGATGGATTAAATTTTTATCAACAtatattgtccttctttgtctcttgtaaactTTTtgcttaaaatctattttatctccaaaagcacaggcaacaaaaacaaaaataacaaatgagactacatcagaCTAataagtttctgcacagcaaaggaaccaatcaacaaaatgaaaaggcagcctatggaatgggagaaaatatttgcaaaccatatatctgttAAAGAGTTAAtaccccaaatatataaagaattcaggGATACCGGGCTAGGGTTCCCTGGCAGGATGGTGCCACAGTGCCAGGTGGAAGTGTTGTATTTTGCAAAAAGTGCTGAAATAACAGGAATTCGTTTGGAGACCATTTCTGTGCCACAAGAAATAAAAGCACTGCAGCTGTGGAATGAGATAGAAACGCAACATTCTGGATTGACTGATGTCAGAAATCAGGTGATATTTGCTGTTCCTCAAGAATATGTCGAGCTTGGAGATCAGCTCCTCCTGCTTCAATCAGGAGACAAAATTGCCattatcccccccacccccgttagTGGAGGATAGTGCTTTGGAGCCACCTGAGAAAGACATAAATGAATTCGAAGCGAAATCTAAAGGTATAATAAAATTCACATCTGAGAAACTTTCAGTAGATGAAGTCTCACAGCTAGTGATTTCTCCACTCCGTGGTGCAATATCCCTATTTGTAGGAACTTCAAGGAATAACTTCGAAGGGAAAAAAGTCATTAGCTTAGAATATGAAGCATATCTACCAATGGcagaaaatgaagtcagaaaaattTGTAGTGACATTAGGCAGAAATGGCCAAACACATAGCAGTGTTCCATCGTCTTGGCTTAGTTCCAGTGTCAGAAGCAATCATTATGCTGTGTCCTCAGCCCATAGGGCTGCATCCCTTGAAGCTGTGAGCTATGCCATTGATACTTTAAAAGCCAAGATACCCATATGGAAAAAGGAAATGTATGAAGAATCATCATCATcttggaaaagaaacagaatgctTTGGGGCAACAGATGATTAAACCACTTAGGTTTTTAAAGTCCTAAAATTTAAACTTGGTAAATTCTTATCCTTGatcatgttttgatttttcttctccagAAGATAGTTTACTGAACATAATCTTTTATGTTACACCAgtggaacaaaagagagaaaaaaaagcaaaataaatgagtgcTTAGGATGAGGGCTTATAGAGGAAAGAAAGGCTTtagggaaaaaagggaagaataatGTAAATGTAAGGAAAGATGCCTGTGTTAGACATATTATTCTATGACTAAGTTCTAACTGTAACTTGACTTACACTGAGGTGTGGCCCCTCCTCAGTGACTGTCTCAGAGGCTGCCCCCAACCCCCTACCCCTATGCTCAGTGATATCATTATTGTCAGTGATGTGTTTTGAGAATGTAGGCAGAACTGGAAGGTATAAAAAGTCCTTATTGGATACTCTTGGtatgatatatttttagaatttatatatttttaaaataagctaaataaacatgattttaaaagttaaaaaaaaaagaattcatacaactcaatagcaaaagagcaaataacctgatttttaaaatgagcaaaggacctcaatagacatttcttcaaaaaagacataccgatggccaatacgtacatggaaagatgctcaacatcactaaccatcagggaaatgcaaatcaaaaccacacctgtaggatggctattatctaaaagtcaagagataacaagtgttggagaggatgtggaggaaaccAAACTcttgtgccctgttggtgggaatgcaaattggtgcagccactatggagaacagtgtgaaggttcctcaaaaaaattttttttaaaataaataaaaatagaactatcatatgacccagcaatcccacttctgggtacatatctgAAGCAAATAGAATCACTACCTCatagagatatctgcactctggtgttcactgaagcattattcacaatagccaaggtatggaaacaacctgagtccAACAACAGATAAATTGGTAaagaaatgtggtacatacatactatggcatattattcagccttgataaaaaagaaagaaaatcctgccacttgcaataacatggataaacctgaagaccattatgctgagtaaaataagccagacacagaaagacaaacatcacatGATCttacttacatgtagaatctgaaaaacaaacaaacaaaaacaagtagaACTCATagcaacagagagtagaatggtggagAGATATccatcaaagggtacaaactttcagttataagatgaataagttctggaaacctaatgtacagtatggtgtctgtagttaataataacatattatatacttgaattttgctaagaaagtaaatgccaagtgttctcaccacccacacaaaatggtaactatgggaggtgatggatatgttagtTTGACTGGGATAATTATTTCACATGTATAATTTAATCTATTTTGCCCAATAGTAATGTAGTCACCCCTGTTCTCTTTTGCTCattatttgcatagaatatctatGTTAAAAACAGCAGATGCCCGCTTCTGCAGGACAACCGATAGACCCGTATCCAGAATGATGCTCCAGGTCTCCATGGAGCCTAGTAATACagataagaacaaaaaaaaaaaaactataaggtAAGGCAGTGTATCCCATAAAGATGTACATCACACATCTAAGATGCCGTGGAAGACCTTCAGCTCAATGATTCGTTCGTACCTTCATTTTACAGCCCCTGAGCACTTATTCTGTGCCACGGCCTGAGCTGAACACGGCGCTGAGGCATTCATGGCCCCTGTGCTCTAGAACTTAGAGGATGATGCAGGTAAGCAGGGCCATTTTAAGACATTCATAGGCTAtacctcagtttccatatctttgAAGTGGTGATAATAGCACAACTTCATAAAAATGCTGTAAGGGgtaaattagtttaaaatgtgTAAAGTATTTAGAATAGTGTCTAGTAcatgtaagcactcaataaatgttacctatcatcaatcatcatcatcatcaccaactttaattactttttctttggAAGCTGTATCCCaccagttaaattttaaaattttgtactgtaaaaacaatttttagtgtaaacattttacattttagtgTAAAAATGTTTTACTGTAAAGTAAGTAATTTTTCTTTAGAACTTATACTTAATTTCagatttgcagttttcttttcatgtttgggAGCTAATAAATTTTGCAAAAGTGCTTGAAAAGCTCATAAGACCATCCCTCTAGACTCCCGTGGATAACATAAACCTACCCAGAGTGACCATGTAAGGCTGCACAGGTGGTTTTTACTGTACAACTCTAAGGAAAACCAATCTCAT from Phocoena phocoena chromosome 6, mPhoPho1.1, whole genome shotgun sequence encodes the following:
- the LOC136124889 gene encoding molybdopterin synthase sulfur carrier subunit-like, which codes for MVPQCQVEVLYFAKSAEITGIRLETISVPQEIKALQLWNEIETQHSGLTDVRNQVIFAVPQEYVELGDQLLLLQSGDKIAIIPPTPVSGG